A single region of the Silene latifolia isolate original U9 population chromosome 8, ASM4854445v1, whole genome shotgun sequence genome encodes:
- the LOC141595808 gene encoding low temperature-induced protein lt101.2-like, translating into MVSGCEMFCEIMCAIILPPLGVFFRHGCCSCEFLICLLLTILGYVPGMIYAIYAIVVVDRRWYRDDGHYYRSLA; encoded by the exons atGGTGAGCGGATGTGAGATGTTCTGTGAGATCATGTGTGCCATCATCCTTCCTCCTCTCGGCGTCTTCTTCCGCCACGGCTGCTGCAGT TGTGAATTCTTGATATGCTTGCTGCTGACGATATTAGGGTACGTTCCCGGAATGATATACGCAATCTACGCAATTGTAGTGGTGGATCGTAGATGGTATAGAGATGATGGACATTACTATAGATCTCTAGCTTGA